In Phragmites australis chromosome 17, lpPhrAust1.1, whole genome shotgun sequence, the following are encoded in one genomic region:
- the LOC133897332 gene encoding uncharacterized protein LOC133897332, translating to MGAKEKGEERDDHLSDVERGGKQGKEAESDYEPARDSLSSQGEATSNEDSKVKRVSRVPKKLAKKESKQNSPRSARSNSNRQIHTKLQYLSSNNTQNKSPKPNKAVNGAKTVEVKKPVPVKFPSCSSSEVSEETDEKAIEDRATDDKAIEGRVKDDKAIEDRTKDDNAIEGRATDDKPIEGKVTDDKVIEGRETDDKAVEEAKEIDVLDEAPKCDQSTGTDDEIADTEQNIVDGDKSIAYEKNDELVSKIEKLEQELREVAALEVSLYSVVPEHGCSSHKLHTPARRLSRLYIHASKFWSPHKKASVAKNSVSGLVLVAKSCGNDVSRLTFWLSNTVVLREIISQTFGISRQLSPVMKAFSTNGNVKKPDRNFAPMRWKSNSNGKHARPNIMQLPDDWRETGTLLSALEKIECWIFSRIVESVWWQAMTPHMQTPVEDLSTPKIGRLLGPSLGDQQHGNFSIDLWKTAFRDAFSRICPLRAGGHECGCLPVLAKLVMEHCVARLDVAMFNAILRESANEIPSDPISDPIVDSRVLPIPAGDLSFGSGAQLKNSVGNWSRWLTDTFGMDAAESENDGQDAEDNGDDRIDSAESNCFKLLNELSDLLMLPKDMLIEKFVRKEVCPSIGLPLVTRILCNFTPDEFCPDPVPGMVLEELNSESLLERFTEKDGISAFPVIAAPLVYCPPSLEDVLEKVADTGSGNAELDRRVSMVQRRGYTSDDDLDGLDAPLASLYDKSAPPSPCKGAAHFSTQQGASMANVRYELLRGVWSERR from the exons ATGGGTGCCaaagagaagggagaagagagagatgaTCATTTAAGCGATGTGGAACGAGGTGGTAAACAAGGGAAGGAGGCTGAATCAGACTACGAACCGGCTAGAGATTCCCTTTCATCTCAAGGTGAGGCTACCAGTAATGAAGATTCTAAAGTGAAAAGAGTCTCAAGGGTTCCAAAGAAGCTAGCAAAGAAAGAGTCAAAGCAAAACAGCCCACGCTCGGCTAGAAGTAATTCCAATCGTCAAATCCACACTAAGCTGCAATATTTATCTTCAAACAATACGCAGAACAAAtctccaaaaccaaacaaagcAGTTAATGGTGCTAAAACTGTAGAGGTGAAGAAGCCAGTGCCTGTGAAAtttccttcttgttcttcatctgAGGTGTCTGAGGAAACAGATGAAAAAGCTATTGAGGATAGAGCCACAGATGATAAAGCCATTGAgggcagagtcaaggatgatAAGGCCATTGAGGACAGAACAAAGGATGATAACGCCATTGAAGGTAGAGCCACTGATGATAAACCCATTGAGGGCAAAGTAACCGATGATAAGGTCATTGAGGGCAGAGAGACTGATGACAAAGCTGTTGAAGAGGCAAAGGAGATCGATGTATTGGATGAAGCTCCAAAATGTGATCAGAGTACTGGTACTGATGATGAAATTGCTGATACGGAACAAAACATAGTTGATGGTGACAAATCAATTGCTTATGAAAAGAATGATGAATTAGTTTCAAAAATTGAGAAGCTGGAGCAGGAGCTACGTGAAGTTGCTGCGCTTGAGGTTTCTCTCTACTCTGTGGTGCCAGAGCACGGTTGTTCATCACATAAGTTGCATACACCAGCTCGCCGTCTGTCTAGGTTGTATATTCATGCATCAAAATTTTGGTCCCCACATAAGAAAGCATCGGTTGCAAAAAATTCTGTTTCTGGGCTTGTGCTTGTTGCAAAGTCTTGTGGAAATGATGTTTCAAG GTTGACATTCTGGCTATCGAACACAGTTGTCCTAAGAGAAATCATTTCACAAACCTTTGGCATTTCACGGCAATTAAGTCCAGTTATGAAGGCTTTCAGCACAAACGGTAATGTAAAGAAGCCTGACAGGAATTTCGCTCCAATGAGATGGAAAAGTAACTCCAATGGCAAGCATGCTAGACCCAATATCATGCAGCTGCCAGATGATTGGCGGGAAACTGGCACACTCTTGTCTGCATTGGAGAAGATCGAATGTTGGATCTTTTCTCGGATTGTCGAGTCTGTGTGGTGGCAG GCAATGACACCCCACATGCAAACCCCAGTGGAAGATTTATCAACTCCAAAGATCGGAAGGTTGTTAGGGCCTTCTTTGGGTGATCAGCAACATGGGAATTTTTCTATTGATCTCTGGAAAACTGCATTTCGTGATGCTTTCAGCAGAATCTGTCCTCTTCGTGCTGGTGGACATGAGTGTGGATGTTTACCAGTATTGGCAAAATTG GTGATGGAACACTGCGTAGCCCGTTTAGATGTTGCTATGTTTAATGCCATCCTTCGTGAATCAGCAAATGAGATACCCTCTGATCCTATATCTGACCCAATCGTGGACTCAAGAGTTCTGCCGATTCCAGCTGGCGACTTAAGCTTTGGATCAGGCGCACAGCTGAAGAACTCG GTTGGGAATTGGTCCAGATGGTTGACAGATACGTTTGGCATGGACGCTGCTGAATCTGAAAATGATGGTCAAGATGCAGAAGATAATGGTGATGACAGAATAGATTCAGCTGAATCAAATTGTTTTAAGCTACTCAATGAGTTGAGTGATCTTCTGATGCTCCCGAAGGACATGCTTATCGAAAAATTCGTCAGGAAAGAG GTCTGCCCTTCTATTGGCCTTCCATTAGTAACAAGAATACTCTGCAACTTCACTCCTGATGAGTTCTGCCCTGATCCTGTTCCTGGCATGGTTCTGGAGGAACTGAATTCTGAG AGCTTGCTGGAGCGCTTCACGGAGAAAGATGGGATCAGTGCATTCCCAGTCATTGCTGCTCCACTTGTGTACTGCCCCCCTTCACTGGAGGATGTTTTAGAGAAAGTGGCAGACACCGGTTCCGGCAACGCAGAGTTGGACCGAAGGGTCTCAATGGTGCAGAGAAGAGGGTACACCAGCGACGACGATCTGGATGGCCTCGACGCCCCCCTGGCATCCCTATACGATAAGAGCGCTCCCCCCTCACCCTGCAAAGGCGCCGCGCATTTCAGCACGCAGCAAGGAGCCTCCATGGCGAATGTCAGATACGAGCTCCTGAGAGGAGTATGGTCCGAGCGGCGGTGA
- the LOC133897541 gene encoding serine/threonine-protein kinase UCNL-like, protein MEIDLDAVRAVRVLGRGAMGTVFLVVDGGGEAYALKVFDKRSPAAVSRRPPAGDATRRARWEVSVLSRLAHPHLPSLLGCAETPDMLAWAVPYCPGGDLNELRHAQPDRVFSPAAIRFYVAEVVSALAELHAAGIAYRDLKPENVLLRTDGHVTLTDFDLSRLLPPKSPSASTSTSSSGSATSSPPPQLQSHGRSQYHHLKRIFKRSESSVAATTSGQEERHNQAWYLNRSDGGVDQVKKTKSARVLPMDRGKKRASFCSAATVSAGERSFSFVGTEEYVAPEVVRGDGHEFAVDWWALGVLVYEMAYGKTPFRGRSRKETFRNVLLREPEFSADARRRWPELNDLISRLLKKDPGRRLGFSGGADEVRSHPFFAGVAWDLLGEVSRPPYIPPLADDIVAFEGFSLVDYFNKLHQPPPSPAEHSPEAELLPEF, encoded by the coding sequence ATGGAGATTGACCTGGACGCCGTGCGCGCGGTACGCGTGCTGGGCCGCGGCGCCATGGGCACGGTCTTCCTCGTcgtggacggcggcggcgaggcctaCGCGCTCAAGGTCTTCGACAAGCGCTCCCCCGCGGCGGTGTCCAGGCGGCCGCCCGCGGGCGACGCCACGCGCCGCGCGCGGTGGGAGGTGTCCGTGCTGTCCCGCCTTGCGCACCCGCACCTGCCGTCCCTGCTCGGCTGCGCCGAGACGCCCGACATGCTGGCGTGGGCCGTGCCCTACTGCCCCGGCGGCGACCTCAACGAGCTCCGCCACGCGCAGCCCGACCGTGTGTTCTCCCCCGCGGCCATCAGGTTCTACGTCGCCGAGGTTGTCTCCGCGCTCGCCGAGCTCCACGCCGCCGGGATCGCGTACCGCGACCTCAAGCCCGAGAACGTCCTCCTCCGCACCGACGGCCACGTCACGTTGACCGACTTTGACCTCTCCCGCCTCCTCCCGCCCAAGTCCCCTTCCGCGTCCACGTCTACCTCGTCGTCGGGCTCGGCGACGTCGTCGCCGCCACCTCAGCTCCAGAGCCACGGCCGGAGCCAGTACCACCACCTGAAGCGCATCTTCAAGAGGAGCGAGTCCTCGGTGGCCGCGACAACGTCCGGACAGGAGGAGCGGCACAACCAAGCCTGGTACCTGAACAGAAGCGACGGCGGGGTCGACCAGGTCAAGAAGACGAAGTCGGCGAGGGTGTTGCCGATGGACCGCGGCAAGAAGCGCGCGAGCTTCTGCTCTGCCGCGACCGTCAGCGCGGGCGAGAGGTCGTTCTCGTTCGTGGGCACGGAGGAGTACGTGGCGCCGGAGGTGGTGCGGGGCGATGGGCACGAGTTTGCCGTCGACTGGTGGGCGCTCGGGGTGCTCGTCTACGAGATGGCATACGGGAAGACGCCGTTCCGGGGCCGGAGCCGGAAGGAGACGTTCCGGAACGTGCTGCTCCGGGAGCCGGAGTTCTCCGCGGacgcgcggcggcggtggccggagCTCAACGACCTCATCTCACGTCTGCTGAAAAAAGATCCCGGAAGGCGGCTGGGCTTCTCCGGCGGCGCTGACGAGGTCCGGTCCCACCCGTTCTTCGCCGGGGTGGCGTGGGActtgctcggggaggtgtcccgGCCGCCCTACATCCCCCCGCTGGCCGATGACATTGTCGCCTTCGAGGGATTCAGCTTGGTAGACTACTTTAATAAGCTTCACCAGCCTCCACCGTCGCCGGCGGAGCATTCGCCAGAGGCAGAGCTCTTGCCAGAGTTCTGA